One Candidatus Niyogibacteria bacterium genomic region harbors:
- a CDS encoding ribonuclease J gives MIRENRERRPVSAKRGGHRKTRSNFVYQNGNGQQKKFIPPAKPGVLRIIALGGFAEVGRNMMFFEYGGDILIIDMGLQFPDENMHGVDYIIPNISYLENKKDRIRGVIITHGHYDHIGAVPQLMSKLGNPTIYTTRLTAAIIQKRQEDYPYSPKLDIEYINEKTETKLGVFTIRYFPVTHNIPEGVGLEIETPVGIIAHPGEFKFFYDRKLEPLGLEPFRQLGKKNVRLLMLDSTKSEEPGRSVPEWQVEENIEELLKKAGGRVIVSTFASLLDRLTQIVHIADKLGRKVAVTGRSMQTNLAIAQELGLIKLKRKTIIPIKEIDDHPDDKIVIITTGAQGEENAGLTRMASGSHREVRIKPTDTVIFSSSIVPGNEMYVQTLRDNLARQGAIVYHYKIFGIHSGGHATRIELKETMEIVKPQCFLPIHGFFYMRAVNAKLAEEAGINPKNVVVPDNGQILELTKDSIKLLDEKVPTNYVMVDGLGVGDVKEVVLRDRQMLAADGIFVIIAVVDAQSGKVRGSPDIISRGFVYLRESKDLLHQTRLITKKIVENAAQNMHPINWAWVKDNLRDDVGKFLFQKTHRRPMVLPVVIEV, from the coding sequence ATGATAAGAGAAAATAGGGAAAGAAGGCCGGTTTCCGCGAAAAGAGGAGGACACCGAAAAACAAGATCGAATTTTGTTTATCAAAATGGAAACGGCCAGCAAAAAAAATTCATACCGCCGGCCAAACCAGGCGTATTAAGAATAATCGCTCTGGGAGGATTTGCGGAAGTCGGACGCAATATGATGTTTTTTGAATATGGCGGCGATATTTTAATAATAGATATGGGACTTCAGTTTCCGGACGAAAATATGCACGGCGTTGACTACATCATCCCCAACATTTCATATCTGGAAAATAAAAAGGACAGAATAAGAGGCGTAATAATCACGCACGGACATTACGACCATATAGGCGCCGTACCGCAGCTGATGAGCAAACTTGGTAATCCCACGATTTATACCACACGACTAACGGCAGCCATAATCCAAAAACGCCAGGAAGACTACCCTTATTCGCCGAAGCTGGACATTGAATATATTAATGAAAAAACCGAAACAAAACTCGGCGTGTTTACGATTCGTTATTTTCCGGTAACCCACAATATTCCCGAGGGCGTCGGACTTGAAATAGAAACGCCTGTCGGAATAATCGCGCACCCGGGGGAATTTAAATTCTTCTATGACCGAAAATTAGAACCTTTGGGACTTGAACCGTTTAGACAGCTCGGCAAAAAAAATGTCCGGCTTTTGATGCTGGACAGCACCAAATCGGAAGAACCCGGACGTTCAGTGCCCGAATGGCAGGTTGAAGAAAACATAGAAGAATTGCTGAAAAAAGCAGGCGGCCGCGTGATTGTTTCAACTTTTGCCTCGCTCCTGGACCGCCTCACCCAAATAGTCCACATTGCCGATAAGCTCGGACGAAAAGTGGCCGTAACCGGAAGAAGCATGCAGACCAACCTTGCCATAGCCCAAGAACTCGGCCTTATTAAATTAAAAAGAAAAACCATAATCCCGATAAAAGAAATAGACGACCATCCTGACGATAAAATTGTCATCATCACCACCGGCGCTCAAGGAGAAGAAAACGCCGGGTTAACCCGTATGGCCTCCGGCTCTCACCGCGAAGTCAGGATTAAGCCGACCGATACGGTAATATTTTCTTCGTCCATCGTCCCCGGAAACGAAATGTACGTCCAGACGCTTCGCGATAATCTGGCCCGACAAGGAGCCATAGTTTATCATTATAAGATTTTCGGCATTCACTCGGGAGGACACGCCACCAGAATAGAACTAAAAGAAACAATGGAGATTGTTAAACCGCAATGTTTCCTGCCGATACACGGGTTCTTTTATATGAGGGCGGTCAATGCCAAGCTGGCGGAAGAAGCCGGAATTAACCCGAAAAATGTAGTGGTTCCGGACAACGGCCAGATTCTGGAACTGACCAAAGATTCCATTAAACTGCTGGACGAAAAAGTGCCGACTAATTACGTTATGGTGGACGGCCTGGGCGTTGGCGACGTTAAAGAGGTGGTTTTGCGCGACCGCCAGATGCTCGCGGCCGACGGCATATTCGTAATCATTGCCGTAGTTGACGCCCAATCGGGAAAAGTCCGCGGGTCGCCGGATATAATTTCCCGCGGGTTCGTATATCTTCGCGAATCAAAAGATCTTCTGCATCAAACCAGACTGATAACCAAAAAAATAGTTGAAAATGCCGCCCAAAATATGCACCCCATAAATTGGGCCTGGGTAAAAGATAACCTTCGAGACGATGTCGGCAAATTCCTTTTCCAAAAAACTCATCGGCGGCCGATGGTGTTACCCGTGGTGATTGAAGTATAA
- a CDS encoding DNA-directed RNA polymerase subunit beta — protein sequence MEKKYFSSYKPPLVDFPPLASPQLDSFQWFLDHGLKELFDEFSPVEDYTGKELSLDFTGFYFDEPKCDEYHAKTHNLSYEAPLRFRARLTNKRTKEIKEQEIFLTDMPLMTPRGTFVVNGVERVVVSLLARSFGLYFTADAHGGRKLFGAKIIPSRGAWLEIATEPDGAIYVRIDRKRKIAITALLRMLGLADDEGIKKEFSAVDNGGESYILRTLEKDSTHDTDEAYVEIYKRLRPGELATVDTARGLLEGLFSSDRYDLSAVGRHKMSARLGISEKSRAESRILSLADIVDVVSQIIKMNNDPSALPDDIDHLGNRRLRGVGEMLQNKLRIGIMRMKRTIQDRMSTLDINTLTPAQLINARPFMAAVKEFFTTSQLSQYMRQENILTELEHLRRLTAMGPGGLTKERAGFEVRDVHPSHYGRICPIQTPEGPNIGLVVHLSSFTRINSLGILETPYAKVKKGVITKEIIYLNAFDEVKFNIASSSVRYDDQGVILDEDVEARVKGYPTIIKRETVDFLDVSPTQAFSISTSLIPFLDHDDANRAMMGSNMQRQAVPCVQPQFPLVATGVEGVAARDSGRLVIATDDGAVKKSDASTIVVKSGKKEKTYKLINYLRSNDFTTITQRPLVNVGDKVKKGDILSDVSSSDSGQLALGQNVLVAFLSWGGANFEDAVIISEKLVQRDIFTSVHIMDFSAAVRDTKLGPEITTYDIPNVGEDKLKDLDEEGIVRIGAEITAGDILVGKITPKGEADLTPEERLLRAIFGEKAREVKDTSLRMPHGRKGRVVGVKIFSREKGDPLETGIIKQIQIEVAEVRKISVGDKLAGRHGNKGVISKILPVEDMPLLEDGTSVDIILNPLGVAGRMNVGQIMETHLGWAAEKLGYQAITPAFRGATEEEIREELKKAGIPASGKVKLFDGRTGESFDQPVTVGQIYMLKLNHMVEDKIHMRSIGPYSLITQQPLGGKAQGGGQRFGEMEVWALEGYGAAHVLQEMLTIKSDDVLGRSAAYDAMVRGEPFKTPNVPASFHVLLNELRGLALDIDLIGLKESIAARTRKAVREGEVLNSVSSEEA from the coding sequence ATGGAGAAAAAATATTTTTCTTCCTATAAGCCGCCGTTGGTTGATTTTCCTCCGCTGGCCTCCCCCCAGTTAGATTCCTTCCAATGGTTTTTAGACCACGGTCTCAAAGAACTTTTTGATGAATTTTCGCCAGTAGAAGATTATACCGGAAAAGAACTAAGTTTGGATTTCACCGGCTTTTATTTTGATGAGCCAAAATGCGACGAATACCACGCCAAAACTCATAATTTGTCATATGAGGCGCCTCTGCGTTTTCGGGCGCGCCTGACCAATAAACGCACTAAAGAGATAAAAGAACAGGAAATATTTTTAACCGATATGCCGTTGATGACGCCCAGGGGCACTTTTGTCGTCAACGGAGTGGAGCGCGTTGTCGTATCTCTTTTAGCCCGTTCTTTCGGTTTATATTTCACTGCCGATGCTCACGGCGGTCGAAAGCTTTTCGGCGCTAAAATCATTCCATCCCGCGGCGCCTGGCTTGAGATCGCCACCGAACCGGACGGCGCCATATACGTCAGAATAGACCGCAAAAGAAAAATAGCGATTACCGCGCTTTTGCGCATGCTTGGCCTTGCCGACGACGAAGGGATTAAAAAAGAATTCAGCGCGGTTGATAACGGCGGCGAATCATATATTTTGCGCACCCTTGAAAAAGATTCAACTCACGACACCGATGAGGCTTATGTTGAAATATACAAACGATTAAGGCCCGGCGAATTAGCCACGGTTGATACGGCCCGTGGGCTTTTAGAGGGTTTGTTTTCTTCCGACCGCTATGACCTTTCGGCCGTAGGCCGGCATAAAATGAGCGCGCGCCTGGGCATATCCGAAAAGAGCCGCGCTGAATCAAGGATTTTGTCTTTGGCCGACATAGTGGATGTAGTGTCCCAAATCATAAAGATGAATAATGACCCTTCCGCTCTTCCCGATGACATAGATCATTTAGGCAACAGGCGTTTGCGCGGAGTCGGAGAGATGCTTCAGAATAAATTACGAATCGGAATAATGCGTATGAAGCGCACAATCCAGGATCGCATGTCCACTTTGGATATCAATACTTTGACTCCGGCACAGCTGATTAACGCCCGCCCGTTTATGGCCGCTGTTAAGGAATTCTTTACAACTTCCCAGCTTTCGCAGTATATGCGTCAGGAAAATATTTTGACCGAACTTGAACATTTGCGCCGGCTTACGGCCATGGGTCCGGGAGGTTTGACTAAAGAACGCGCTGGTTTTGAAGTACGCGACGTTCACCCGTCGCATTACGGCAGAATTTGTCCGATTCAGACTCCGGAAGGTCCGAACATCGGCCTGGTAGTGCATCTTTCAAGTTTTACCCGTATTAATAGTTTAGGCATACTTGAAACTCCTTACGCCAAGGTTAAAAAAGGAGTGATAACCAAAGAAATAATTTATTTAAACGCTTTTGATGAAGTTAAATTTAATATTGCCTCATCTTCGGTCAGGTATGACGATCAGGGGGTTATTTTGGATGAAGATGTTGAAGCAAGGGTGAAGGGTTATCCCACTATTATAAAGCGCGAGACCGTGGATTTTCTTGATGTTTCGCCGACTCAGGCCTTTAGTATTTCAACCAGTCTTATTCCTTTTCTGGACCATGATGACGCTAACCGCGCCATGATGGGTTCCAACATGCAGAGGCAAGCCGTGCCTTGCGTTCAGCCGCAATTTCCGCTTGTTGCCACCGGCGTTGAGGGGGTGGCCGCCCGGGACTCGGGGCGTTTGGTTATTGCCACCGACGACGGCGCGGTCAAAAAATCAGACGCTTCAACAATTGTGGTTAAATCCGGCAAAAAAGAAAAAACATATAAACTCATAAATTATCTTCGTTCCAACGATTTTACAACCATCACCCAAAGGCCGCTTGTTAACGTCGGCGATAAAGTTAAAAAAGGAGACATCTTATCCGACGTTTCTTCTTCTGATTCGGGACAATTGGCTTTGGGCCAAAACGTTCTGGTCGCTTTTCTTTCATGGGGCGGAGCTAATTTTGAAGACGCGGTGATTATTTCGGAGAAATTGGTTCAAAGAGATATTTTTACGTCGGTCCATATTATGGATTTCAGCGCGGCGGTCAGAGACACCAAACTTGGTCCGGAAATAACAACCTACGATATTCCGAATGTCGGCGAAGATAAATTAAAAGATTTAGACGAAGAAGGCATTGTGCGTATAGGCGCTGAAATTACGGCCGGAGACATTTTGGTCGGCAAGATTACGCCAAAAGGAGAGGCCGATCTTACTCCGGAAGAAAGGCTTTTGCGCGCTATTTTCGGAGAGAAAGCCAGAGAAGTTAAAGACACATCGCTTCGCATGCCTCACGGCCGCAAAGGTCGGGTGGTAGGAGTGAAAATATTTTCGCGCGAAAAAGGAGATCCGCTTGAAACAGGCATAATAAAACAAATTCAGATTGAAGTGGCTGAGGTCAGAAAAATTTCAGTCGGCGATAAACTTGCCGGACGCCACGGAAATAAAGGGGTTATTTCAAAAATACTTCCGGTTGAGGATATGCCTCTTTTGGAGGACGGCACGTCTGTGGACATCATTTTGAACCCGCTTGGAGTTGCGGGACGCATGAACGTCGGCCAGATTATGGAAACGCATCTTGGGTGGGCTGCTGAAAAATTGGGCTATCAGGCGATTACCCCGGCTTTTCGCGGAGCCACGGAGGAAGAAATCAGGGAGGAGCTTAAAAAAGCCGGTATTCCGGCATCCGGTAAAGTTAAACTTTTTGACGGGAGAACCGGCGAATCCTTTGACCAGCCGGTGACTGTCGGCCAAATCTATATGCTTAAACTCAATCACATGGTTGAGGATAAAATACATATGCGTTCAATCGGCCCGTATTCTTTAATCACTCAACAGCCTTTGGGCGGCAAGGCGCAGGGAGGCGGACAGCGTTTCGGCGAAATGGAAGTCTGGGCCCTGGAGGGTTACGGCGCGGCGCATGTTTTGCAGGAGATGCTGACCATAAAATCCGATGACGTCCTGGGACGCTCGGCGGCTTATGACGCGATGGTTCGAGGCGAACCCTTTAAAACTCCTAACGTGCCGGCGTCTTTCCACGTGCTTTTAAACGAGTTGAGAGGTTTGGCCTTGGACATAGATTTAATCGGTTTGAAAGAATCAATCGCCGCCAGAACCCGAAAGGCCGTTCGGGAGGGCGAGGTTTTAAACTCGGTTTCTTCCGAAGAGGCTTAA
- a CDS encoding type II toxin-antitoxin system HicB family antitoxin: MKKIIQFHIYKGDNQYIAQGIDLPIVTQGKTLDDLTKNIQEAVELQLEGENLADFDLAPEPSVLANFELTAKVNA; this comes from the coding sequence ATGAAAAAAATTATTCAGTTTCATATTTATAAGGGCGACAATCAGTATATAGCACAGGGCATTGATTTGCCGATTGTAACTCAAGGAAAAACCCTCGATGACTTAACTAAAAACATCCAGGAGGCGGTTGAGCTTCAGTTAGAAGGCGAAAATCTGGCCGATTTTGATTTAGCCCCGGAACCATCAGTTTTGGCAAATTTTGAACTGACCGCCAAAGTCAATGCCTAA
- the secG gene encoding preprotein translocase subunit SecG, with product MAFIKTLLPYAQIVVALLLVGAILLQQRGVGLGSAFGGEGNIYRTKRGFEKVIFTSTVILGAIFLILAILGLF from the coding sequence ATGGCGTTTATTAAAACTCTTTTGCCTTACGCCCAAATAGTTGTGGCTTTGCTCCTAGTTGGCGCTATACTTTTACAACAACGGGGAGTGGGCCTTGGTTCTGCTTTTGGCGGAGAGGGAAACATTTACCGCACAAAACGCGGATTCGAAAAAGTAATTTTCACAAGCACCGTCATTTTGGGAGCCATTTTTCTAATTCTTGCGATTTTGGGTCTATTCTAA
- the rpoC gene encoding DNA-directed RNA polymerase subunit beta', translating into METKATDFQSIILKVASPERMLEWSRGEVTKPETINYRTQRAEKDGLFDERIFGPEKDYECYCGKYRRVRYKGIVCDKCGVEVTRSIVRRERMGHIGLAGPVAHIWFLRGVPSRIGLLFDLTLPDLEKVIYFASYIIIKVDEEARAQKLNELEKEYKQKSKAVSKKDETNRLKDAYSRTKAELENMKPQQIISEVEYHRLSLKYGDIFEAGIGAEALHRLAKDMDLKKTRDDLEARFEESELQEKRKILKRLALIKGFIRAGIRPEWMFLTVIPVTPPALRPMVPLDGGRHATSDVNDLYRRVINRNNRLKKLLELSAPEVIVRNEKRMLQEAVDALFDNSIRRGHSAVTAQAQKRALKSLADALRGKQGRFRQNLLGKRVDYSGRSVIVVGPELKLHQCGLPKHMALELFRPLVISKLIIQGFAHNIRGANKMIDEPTPDVWAALEEVIKKKLVLLNRAPTLHRLGIQAFQPVLIEGNAIQVHPLVCQAYNADFDGDQMAVHVPLTDQAQKEAEDLMWSIRNLTKPGSGEPIVNPTQDMVLGIYWLTRILPGAKGEAGVFSSPNEAILSYEFGAVDLRAKIKVSVTDTPKYRDVVNEGEFFFETSVGRLLFNSALPGDFSFINSEVSKKDLGRIVGMLIAHYGREALPAILDKIKDFGFKYATISGVSWGMDDLKIPEEKKGIIDGARLEETKVEEQYSDGLLTEEDRYKKVVEIWNGVMQQVNELVPKTLDNLGSVFTMVSSAARGTWAQVSQMAGMKGLVRNPAGRIIELPIISNYKEGLGVLEYFIATHGARKGTADTALKTSVAGHLTRRLVDVAQDMIVREEDCKDASGLRVSRKDSDDYGRGFANRVFGRVLAHDAKDKHGKTLFKKGRLLNFDDADLMERSEIDEVYLRSPLACKTLRGICQQCYGYDLGTNEVVRLGEAVGVVAAQAIGEPGTQLTMRTFHTGGVATGGDITLGLPRVEELFEMRSPASPAILSEYDGTVLEITENERDKIIKILIDQQAKKAKKEEVKEYRVPFGRSILVAKASLVKRGSRLSDGAVDLHELFNLAGAEETQNYIISGISYIYASQGSSTNFKHIELIVKQMFSRVRVVDPGDTDFSVGEVVENAEIIEMNKKLSKGAKPAKTELHPLGITRSALASSSFLAAASFQETTRVLISAALEGKEDKLRGLKENVIIGRIIPAGTGFRKDFGEIYAPAESEEEEAKSATKN; encoded by the coding sequence ATGGAAACAAAAGCAACTGATTTTCAATCTATAATTTTAAAGGTGGCTTCACCCGAGCGCATGCTGGAATGGTCCAGGGGCGAAGTGACGAAGCCCGAAACGATTAATTACCGGACTCAACGCGCCGAGAAGGACGGTCTTTTTGACGAGCGTATTTTCGGGCCGGAAAAAGATTATGAATGTTATTGCGGAAAATACCGGCGGGTTCGCTACAAGGGCATAGTTTGTGATAAGTGCGGAGTTGAAGTGACCAGATCCATAGTCAGGCGCGAAAGAATGGGGCATATAGGTTTGGCCGGACCGGTGGCGCACATTTGGTTTTTGCGCGGGGTTCCTTCAAGAATCGGGCTTCTTTTTGATTTAACTCTGCCCGATCTTGAAAAAGTTATTTATTTCGCAAGCTACATAATCATAAAAGTGGATGAGGAAGCCAGAGCCCAGAAATTAAACGAGCTTGAAAAAGAATACAAACAAAAATCTAAAGCCGTTTCCAAAAAAGACGAAACGAACAGGCTCAAAGACGCGTATTCAAGAACAAAGGCCGAATTGGAAAATATGAAGCCCCAGCAGATTATTTCTGAAGTTGAGTATCATCGTTTGAGCCTGAAATACGGGGATATTTTTGAGGCCGGCATAGGCGCTGAAGCTTTGCATCGTTTGGCCAAAGATATGGACCTGAAAAAAACGCGGGACGATCTGGAGGCAAGATTTGAAGAAAGCGAATTGCAGGAAAAAAGAAAGATATTAAAACGGTTGGCTTTGATAAAAGGTTTTATACGCGCGGGCATTCGGCCCGAATGGATGTTTTTGACCGTAATTCCCGTAACACCTCCGGCGCTTCGTCCCATGGTGCCGCTTGACGGCGGAAGGCACGCGACTTCGGACGTAAACGATTTATACCGCCGAGTTATAAACAGGAATAACCGCCTTAAAAAATTACTTGAACTTTCGGCTCCGGAAGTTATTGTCCGCAATGAAAAAAGAATGCTGCAGGAGGCGGTTGACGCTCTTTTTGACAACAGCATTAGGCGCGGACACTCGGCAGTAACGGCCCAAGCGCAAAAGAGGGCGTTGAAATCTTTGGCTGATGCTTTGAGAGGCAAGCAAGGCAGGTTCCGTCAGAATCTTTTGGGCAAGCGCGTGGATTATTCGGGGCGGTCGGTTATCGTTGTCGGTCCGGAATTGAAATTGCATCAATGCGGTTTGCCGAAACATATGGCGCTTGAGCTTTTCAGGCCGCTTGTGATTTCCAAACTCATAATTCAGGGATTCGCGCACAATATCAGGGGAGCCAATAAAATGATAGACGAGCCGACGCCCGATGTCTGGGCCGCCCTTGAAGAAGTTATTAAAAAGAAATTAGTTTTACTGAACCGCGCGCCGACTTTGCACCGTCTGGGTATTCAGGCGTTCCAGCCGGTATTGATTGAGGGAAATGCCATTCAGGTCCACCCTCTGGTCTGTCAGGCTTATAATGCCGATTTTGACGGCGACCAAATGGCGGTTCACGTTCCTTTAACTGACCAAGCTCAAAAAGAAGCCGAAGACTTGATGTGGTCTATTCGGAATTTAACCAAACCCGGAAGCGGCGAGCCGATAGTCAACCCGACCCAGGACATGGTTTTGGGAATTTATTGGCTGACCAGAATTTTGCCCGGAGCTAAAGGCGAAGCCGGGGTGTTTTCAAGCCCCAATGAGGCCATACTTTCATATGAATTTGGAGCAGTGGATTTAAGAGCCAAAATTAAAGTTAGCGTTACTGATACGCCAAAATATAGGGATGTTGTAAATGAGGGAGAATTTTTCTTTGAAACTTCGGTAGGACGTCTTCTTTTTAACAGCGCCTTGCCCGGAGATTTTTCTTTCATAAATAGCGAGGTAAGTAAAAAGGATTTGGGCCGCATTGTCGGCATGTTGATAGCCCATTATGGCAGAGAAGCATTACCCGCGATTCTGGATAAAATAAAAGACTTTGGTTTTAAATATGCCACGATTTCGGGCGTGTCTTGGGGAATGGACGATTTGAAAATTCCTGAAGAGAAAAAGGGCATTATTGACGGAGCGCGGCTTGAAGAAACTAAAGTCGAGGAACAATATTCTGACGGCCTTTTGACCGAAGAAGACAGATATAAAAAAGTAGTTGAGATTTGGAACGGTGTTATGCAGCAAGTTAACGAGCTTGTGCCTAAAACACTGGATAATTTGGGTTCGGTTTTCACCATGGTTTCTTCGGCGGCCCGAGGAACCTGGGCGCAGGTTTCTCAGATGGCCGGCATGAAGGGTCTTGTAAGGAACCCCGCCGGACGCATTATAGAGCTCCCGATAATTTCCAATTACAAAGAAGGTCTCGGCGTTTTGGAATACTTTATCGCCACTCACGGAGCCAGAAAAGGCACGGCCGATACGGCTTTGAAGACCTCGGTAGCCGGGCACCTTACTCGTCGTCTGGTTGACGTGGCCCAGGACATGATTGTTCGGGAAGAAGATTGCAAGGACGCTTCCGGTTTGAGGGTAAGTCGCAAGGATTCAGATGATTACGGCCGCGGATTTGCCAACCGGGTTTTCGGCAGAGTTTTGGCGCATGACGCTAAAGATAAACACGGAAAAACTCTTTTCAAGAAAGGACGTCTTTTGAATTTTGATGATGCCGATTTGATGGAGCGCTCAGAAATTGACGAAGTTTATTTGCGCAGCCCCCTGGCTTGTAAAACTCTTCGCGGCATATGCCAGCAATGCTACGGTTACGATCTTGGAACCAATGAAGTGGTCAGGCTCGGAGAAGCGGTCGGAGTGGTCGCGGCTCAAGCCATTGGAGAGCCGGGAACGCAGCTGACTATGCGCACTTTTCATACAGGAGGCGTGGCCACCGGCGGAGACATAACTCTCGGACTGCCCAGAGTTGAGGAATTGTTTGAGATGCGTTCTCCGGCAAGTCCGGCAATACTTTCCGAATATGACGGCACGGTTTTGGAAATTACGGAAAACGAGCGGGATAAAATTATAAAGATTTTGATAGACCAGCAGGCCAAAAAAGCCAAGAAAGAGGAGGTAAAAGAATACAGGGTGCCTTTCGGCCGGTCTATCCTGGTGGCAAAAGCGTCTTTGGTAAAACGGGGGTCCAGACTTTCTGATGGCGCGGTTGATTTGCATGAGTTATTTAATCTGGCCGGGGCAGAGGAGACGCAGAATTATATTATTTCCGGCATTTCGTATATTTACGCTTCGCAAGGCAGTTCCACCAATTTTAAGCATATTGAATTGATAGTTAAACAAATGTTTTCTCGGGTAAGGGTGGTTGACCCCGGCGATACTGATTTTTCCGTGGGTGAAGTGGTTGAAAACGCCGAAATCATCGAAATGAATAAAAAATTATCTAAAGGCGCCAAGCCGGCTAAGACGGAATTGCATCCTTTAGGCATTACGCGCTCGGCTTTGGCGTCGTCCAGCTTTTTGGCCGCGGCCTCGTTCCAAGAAACGACCCGTGTTCTGATTTCCGCGGCCCTTGAAGGCAAAGAAGATAAATTAAGGGGCTTGAAAGAGAATGTCATAATCGGCCGCATCATTCCCGCCGGAACCGGCTTCAGAAAGGACTTCGGCGAGATTTATGCTCCTGCGGAATCGGAAGAAGAAGAGGCGAAAAGCGCGACTAAAAATTAA
- a CDS encoding GIY-YIG nuclease family protein, producing the protein MVNKNQVANAPLTPGVYFFKNGAGKTIYIGKAQNLRMRLMSYFRHDDFDSRKQAMLKEASKISWRELNSDIEALIQEAALIKKYRPKYNVLMRDDKQYFYVAFSREKFPKIYITHQPHLTRHPMSGKVGPFTDGWAIKTVLKNLRRAFPYCQCAIMGGLKHSRPCQQAAIGRCLGICCLKENKWPEFYPNAKARAEKYKENIKIIKKILSGNYSSVIKKTVQDMEVASAEKRYETAAELRDAIKALENIFSHRPFLSRDEESWREKGLNYLKTTLGLKGAERIEFFDISNLQGKLAVGSMVVFTGGMPDKKEYKKFKIKTRSEPNDVAMLKEALIRRFKHADWPKPDLIIVDGGKAQLNTAISALIPSGLSRTWTIAALAKREEELYLPNGRIIKLKDGPEPLLHLLTSMRDEAHRFAISYHRKLRAKQAITRL; encoded by the coding sequence ATGGTAAATAAAAATCAAGTAGCTAATGCCCCCCTCACTCCCGGAGTATATTTCTTCAAAAATGGCGCGGGAAAAACCATATATATAGGAAAGGCGCAAAATTTAAGAATGCGCCTGATGTCATATTTCAGACACGATGATTTTGACAGCCGAAAACAAGCTATGCTCAAAGAGGCCTCAAAAATTTCCTGGCGCGAATTGAATTCGGATATTGAGGCCTTGATACAGGAGGCCGCGCTCATCAAAAAATATCGCCCGAAATACAATGTTTTAATGCGCGACGATAAACAATATTTTTATGTCGCGTTTTCGCGCGAAAAATTCCCAAAAATTTATATAACCCACCAACCCCACCTTACTCGACATCCGATGTCGGGTAAGGTGGGGCCGTTTACTGACGGATGGGCGATAAAGACCGTTTTGAAAAACTTGCGCCGCGCCTTCCCCTACTGCCAATGCGCGATTATGGGCGGACTAAAACATTCCCGTCCCTGCCAGCAAGCCGCGATCGGCCGCTGCCTCGGGATTTGCTGCCTGAAGGAAAATAAATGGCCCGAATTTTATCCGAACGCGAAGGCGCGCGCTGAAAAATATAAAGAAAATATAAAAATAATCAAAAAAATTCTTTCCGGAAATTATTCATCGGTTATTAAAAAAACGGTTCAGGATATGGAAGTCGCGTCCGCAGAAAAAAGATATGAAACCGCGGCCGAATTAAGAGACGCGATTAAAGCGCTTGAAAATATTTTCTCACACCGGCCGTTTTTATCCCGGGACGAAGAATCGTGGCGGGAAAAAGGTTTGAATTATTTAAAAACAACTCTCGGATTAAAGGGTGCCGAAAGAATTGAATTTTTTGATATTTCAAACCTGCAGGGCAAACTAGCCGTCGGTTCAATGGTTGTTTTTACCGGAGGCATGCCGGATAAAAAAGAATATAAAAAATTTAAAATTAAAACGCGAAGCGAACCGAATGACGTAGCCATGCTCAAAGAGGCGCTGATACGCCGTTTTAAACACGCGGACTGGCCGAAACCGGATTTGATTATAGTTGATGGAGGAAAAGCCCAGCTCAACACCGCTATATCTGCTCTCATCCCAAGTGGTCTAAGTCGGACTTGGACCATTGCGGCTTTGGCCAAGCGCGAAGAGGAACTATATTTGCCGAACGGACGCATTATTAAACTGAAAGACGGCCCGGAACCGCTTCTGCACCTCTTAACCTCTATGCGCGACGAAGCCCACAGATTTGCAATTTCTTATCATCGGAAATTGCGCGCAAAGCAAGCAATAACTCGATTATAA
- a CDS encoding type II toxin-antitoxin system HicA family toxin, which yields MPKLKILSGEDVIRIFNSFGFSVDNQRGSHIKLKRRVGDLKQTMTIPNHKELDRGTIKAIYNQALRYISENDLRKEFYAE from the coding sequence ATGCCTAAATTAAAAATTCTTTCTGGCGAAGATGTTATCAGAATTTTTAATAGCTTTGGTTTTTCTGTTGATAACCAAAGAGGCAGTCATATAAAACTTAAAAGACGCGTTGGCGATTTAAAACAGACGATGACCATTCCAAACCACAAAGAATTGGATCGCGGGACCATAAAAGCAATTTATAATCAGGCGCTAAGATATATTTCCGAAAACGATTTAAGAAAGGAATTTTATGCTGAATAA